The following coding sequences lie in one Flavobacterium cyclinae genomic window:
- a CDS encoding toxin-antitoxin system YwqK family antitoxin, which translates to MKKLFLSLLIIGAFNGNAQKTTKDYSQYYSTDSIFNAALEYYQNEKFDNAINEYKKIATTDPKYLAAQYEIALTLFTDGKKEELAKFLESLYTSGKMKEYPAFYTLYGTYFSDEKEFEKSEKIFNEGAQYLSNSSNFLYNQAILYIRKEDNQKSVDLLKKVITLNPNLASGHYFLGLLAFENGNIVEGSLAMLSYLAIAPNGKFAHEALSKLNTKFGENFLTKGKLVFSKTGDNFDELELILRNQLPLRKAYKLKTDIDDVVMRQMQAVMEYSVDHKMGNGFFETTYLPWIKDVVSKNQFEGFSYYMLLGLEEQLGKEITKHKKEITNFYEKYYLVDFWNQFAKRNIEHYGKNQDVVIYLNDGKPFIYGPVINGKKEGKFKLLGDNGNIEGDLNIKNDELDGLQTYYDDKGNIEIEKMYANGKLNGEKKEYYSNGNLSTIEIYKDDVLHGLSSTYHVNGGKNCELNFTNGERDGALTCYYSNGTKSSVVTYANDKLNGPYMLYNELGDITVAANYKDGELDGKYTEYFDGKTIKAEANYVNGKVVDSYKKYYSNNTIEFESIYANGKIIKTTNYFFNGKISSELVFNDKEELDSYSYYNPKGEKYFEEKYKGGELKYGLQYSYNNPKPVEVNLTKKAFTISSMDNKKQISGFFEKGKKTGEWNYYFTNGNLKIKENFVDGKQSGISYTYNIRGKLSTISHYTDDNLNGTYEIYDNGILNEISYYSNGSQNGPFKTFYADGALKTEGFIVDNDIDFTKTTYKQSGEVSQISKFIEGEVVHTESYDKSGKKEFEINYKNNTGKVNLSLSNGTTTQEFELKNGYYNGKFIAKDKLGNKISEFQYVNGRIHNNYKYYSPVGSLMFDRNYYCGLINGTDTQYDLVGNLRITSEYSFGNENGKTIRYYHNKAKMFEYSEMDGLTDGDYIFYNQKGEPILKIFYESNAVVGYAILSKTGGFSEKINTPNESADIVSNYPNGKTAITINIVKGVPHGKHTIYNQDGKVEYEANYNAGVFEGERIEYYANGKIYKKEHLLNGDFEGVHTYFKEDGKPWITANYKNDELHGDFLIYTNGVLSLTKKFDSDELVEIVK; encoded by the coding sequence ATGAAAAAACTATTCTTATCACTACTTATTATTGGAGCTTTTAATGGAAATGCTCAAAAAACAACCAAAGATTATTCGCAATATTATTCAACAGATTCCATTTTTAATGCTGCTTTAGAATATTATCAAAACGAAAAATTTGATAATGCTATAAACGAGTATAAAAAAATTGCAACTACAGATCCTAAATATCTAGCTGCACAATATGAAATTGCCTTAACTTTATTTACTGATGGTAAAAAAGAAGAATTGGCAAAATTTTTAGAATCTCTTTATACTAGTGGTAAAATGAAGGAATACCCCGCTTTTTATACACTTTATGGAACTTATTTTAGTGATGAAAAAGAATTTGAAAAATCAGAAAAAATATTCAATGAAGGCGCTCAGTATTTGAGCAATTCTTCAAATTTTTTATATAACCAAGCTATACTTTACATTAGAAAAGAAGACAATCAAAAAAGTGTCGATTTATTAAAAAAAGTAATCACCTTAAATCCAAATCTTGCATCCGGACATTATTTCTTAGGATTGCTAGCCTTTGAAAATGGCAACATTGTAGAAGGAAGTTTAGCAATGCTTAGTTATTTAGCTATTGCTCCTAACGGAAAATTTGCTCATGAAGCATTATCTAAATTAAATACAAAATTTGGAGAAAATTTTTTAACAAAAGGAAAACTTGTCTTTTCTAAAACAGGTGATAATTTTGATGAATTAGAATTAATTCTTAGAAACCAACTTCCATTAAGAAAAGCATATAAACTTAAAACTGATATTGATGATGTTGTGATGCGTCAAATGCAAGCGGTAATGGAATATAGTGTAGACCATAAAATGGGTAATGGATTTTTTGAAACCACATACTTGCCTTGGATAAAAGATGTTGTATCGAAAAATCAATTTGAAGGATTTAGTTATTATATGCTTTTAGGACTAGAAGAGCAACTTGGAAAAGAAATCACAAAACATAAAAAAGAGATAACCAATTTTTATGAAAAATATTATTTAGTTGATTTTTGGAACCAATTTGCAAAAAGAAATATAGAACATTATGGAAAAAATCAAGATGTTGTTATTTATTTAAATGATGGAAAACCTTTCATATATGGCCCTGTAATTAATGGTAAAAAAGAAGGTAAATTCAAACTTTTAGGAGATAATGGAAATATTGAAGGAGATCTAAACATTAAAAATGATGAGTTAGATGGTTTACAAACCTATTACGATGATAAAGGCAATATCGAAATCGAAAAAATGTACGCTAACGGCAAGTTAAATGGAGAGAAAAAAGAATATTATTCTAATGGAAATCTAAGTACTATAGAAATTTATAAAGATGATGTTTTACATGGTTTAAGCAGCACATATCATGTTAATGGTGGAAAAAATTGCGAACTTAATTTTACTAATGGAGAAAGAGATGGTGCTTTAACTTGCTATTATTCAAACGGAACAAAAAGTAGTGTAGTAACTTATGCTAATGACAAACTTAATGGTCCTTACATGCTGTATAATGAATTAGGAGATATTACAGTCGCAGCAAATTATAAAGATGGAGAACTAGACGGAAAATATACAGAATATTTTGATGGTAAAACTATCAAGGCAGAAGCTAATTATGTAAATGGCAAAGTAGTAGATAGTTATAAAAAATATTATTCTAACAATACAATTGAATTTGAAAGCATTTATGCTAATGGAAAAATAATCAAAACAACAAACTATTTCTTTAATGGTAAAATTTCATCTGAACTTGTATTTAATGACAAAGAAGAATTAGATAGTTACAGCTACTACAATCCAAAAGGGGAAAAATATTTTGAAGAAAAATATAAAGGTGGCGAATTAAAATATGGTTTACAATATTCATATAACAATCCTAAACCTGTTGAAGTAAATCTTACTAAAAAAGCATTTACCATATCTAGTATGGATAATAAAAAACAAATCTCTGGCTTTTTTGAAAAAGGGAAAAAAACAGGAGAATGGAATTACTATTTTACTAATGGAAACTTAAAAATCAAAGAAAATTTTGTTGATGGAAAACAATCAGGAATAAGTTATACCTATAATATTAGAGGAAAATTATCCACTATTTCTCACTACACAGATGACAATTTAAATGGAACTTACGAAATCTATGACAATGGCATTTTAAATGAAATTTCATATTATTCAAACGGTAGCCAAAACGGACCTTTTAAAACATTTTATGCAGATGGAGCTTTAAAAACCGAAGGTTTTATTGTTGATAATGATATTGATTTCACAAAAACAACATATAAACAATCTGGTGAAGTTTCTCAAATTTCTAAATTTATTGAAGGTGAAGTTGTACATACAGAAAGTTATGACAAATCTGGAAAAAAAGAATTTGAAATCAATTATAAAAATAATACCGGAAAAGTAAATTTAAGTTTAAGTAATGGCACTACAACACAAGAATTTGAATTAAAAAATGGTTATTATAACGGGAAATTTATAGCTAAAGATAAACTTGGAAATAAAATCTCAGAATTTCAGTATGTTAATGGACGAATCCACAACAACTATAAATATTATAGCCCTGTTGGAAGTTTAATGTTTGACAGAAACTACTATTGCGGTTTAATTAATGGAACCGACACACAATATGATTTAGTTGGTAACTTAAGAATAACAAGTGAATATTCTTTTGGAAATGAAAATGGTAAAACAATACGCTATTATCATAATAAAGCCAAAATGTTTGAATATTCAGAAATGGATGGATTAACAGATGGCGACTACATTTTTTATAATCAAAAAGGAGAACCTATCTTAAAAATATTTTATGAAAGTAATGCAGTTGTAGGCTATGCTATTTTAAGTAAAACTGGAGGTTTCTCTGAAAAAATCAATACACCTAATGAAAGTGCTGATATCGTTTCTAATTATCCAAATGGAAAAACTGCAATTACAATAAATATAGTAAAAGGTGTTCCTCATGGTAAACACACTATCTATAACCAAGATGGAAAAGTAGAATATGAAGCTAATTATAATGCAGGTGTCTTTGAAGGAGAACGTATAGAATATTACGCAAACGGTAAAATTTATAAAAAAGAACATTTACTAAACGGTGATTTTGAAGGAGTGCATACGTATTTTAAAGAAGACGGTAAACCATGGATTACTGCTAATTATAAAAATGACGAACTTCATGGCGACTTCCTAATTTATACAAATGGAGTGTTATCACTAACTAAAAAATTTGATTCAGATGAATTGGTCGAAATTGTTAAATAA
- a CDS encoding D-alanine--D-alanine ligase: protein MKKLSLFFHKLTHWEYWPYQVVYFPVYFQYLYYAIRTQSFFYFNASNPTIKNGGFFMESKKEIYDLIPPQYYPKTLLIHPSETIECILEKIKTSAIDFPLIAKPDIGLRGTAVKKIHHPEELKEYLNKAKFDVLLQDLIPFKNEIGLFYVKLPNQPGTITGIVSKEFMIIKGNGKNTIRELLHNDKRYLFQLNTLEKEYKEKLNTILKDGETINLVPYGNHCRGTKFVDASNEITQEMIESFNHICAQIKGFHFGRMDIMFQSFEDLAKGKNFQIVEINGAISEPTHMYDPKHSLWFGWKELMRHFHYMYLISKNNHKNGAKYLTFKEGVNEFKNHHKHYNSILEF from the coding sequence ATGAAAAAACTAAGTCTATTTTTTCATAAGCTTACTCATTGGGAATATTGGCCTTATCAAGTCGTTTATTTTCCGGTGTATTTTCAATATTTGTATTATGCAATAAGAACACAATCTTTTTTCTATTTCAATGCATCAAATCCTACTATTAAAAATGGAGGATTTTTCATGGAGTCTAAAAAAGAAATTTATGATTTAATTCCGCCTCAATATTACCCAAAAACACTTTTAATTCATCCTTCAGAAACTATAGAGTGTATTTTGGAAAAAATCAAAACAAGCGCAATTGATTTTCCACTTATAGCCAAACCTGACATTGGTTTAAGAGGAACTGCAGTAAAAAAAATTCATCATCCAGAAGAATTAAAAGAGTATCTCAATAAAGCAAAATTTGATGTTTTACTTCAGGATTTAATACCTTTTAAAAATGAAATCGGACTTTTTTATGTAAAACTACCTAACCAACCAGGAACAATTACAGGAATTGTGTCTAAAGAATTTATGATAATTAAAGGAAATGGAAAAAATACCATCCGTGAACTACTTCATAACGATAAAAGATACTTATTTCAATTAAATACTTTAGAAAAAGAATATAAAGAAAAATTAAATACGATTTTAAAAGATGGAGAAACGATAAATTTAGTTCCTTATGGCAATCATTGTCGAGGCACAAAATTTGTTGATGCTAGTAATGAAATTACGCAAGAAATGATCGAAAGTTTTAATCATATTTGTGCTCAAATTAAAGGATTTCACTTTGGACGTATGGACATTATGTTTCAATCTTTTGAAGATTTAGCGAAAGGAAAAAACTTTCAAATTGTTGAAATCAACGGAGCTATTAGCGAACCTACTCATATGTACGACCCTAAACACAGTTTATGGTTTGGATGGAAAGAATTAATGCGTCATTTTCACTACATGTATTTAATTAGTAAAAACAATCATAAAAATGGCGCCAAGTATTTAACTTTTAAAGAAGGTGTTAATGAATTTAAAAATCATCATAAACACTATAATTCTATTTTAGAATTTTAA
- a CDS encoding NRDE family protein: MCTVTFIPTHNGCIITSNRDEKINREKAIPPQEYIVNGSKIIFPKDSKAGGTWIAHNENKIIILLNGAKEKHIKKEKYRKSRGLIVLELMSSKHTLSFWESIDLTNIEPFTIVVYENKSLFQLQWNEVIKSSEQFNENENHIWSSSTLYSNDIREQRKMWFTDFSKNKPNPTATEILDFHQFTESENKEFGLQINRNNTLKTISITQCVVENNVIKMQYLDLLK; encoded by the coding sequence ATGTGCACTGTAACCTTTATTCCAACACATAACGGCTGTATTATAACATCTAATCGCGATGAAAAAATCAATCGCGAAAAAGCAATTCCACCCCAAGAATATATAGTAAATGGAAGTAAAATTATATTTCCTAAAGACTCAAAAGCTGGTGGTACTTGGATAGCTCACAATGAGAATAAAATTATTATTTTGCTCAATGGAGCTAAAGAAAAGCACATAAAAAAAGAAAAATATCGTAAAAGTAGAGGTTTAATTGTATTAGAATTAATGTCCTCAAAACATACTTTAAGCTTTTGGGAATCAATTGATTTAACTAATATTGAACCTTTTACAATTGTTGTTTATGAAAACAAATCTTTATTTCAATTACAATGGAATGAAGTCATAAAAAGTAGTGAGCAATTTAATGAAAATGAAAATCATATTTGGTCGTCTTCTACCCTATATTCAAATGATATACGGGAACAAAGAAAAATGTGGTTTACTGATTTTTCAAAAAACAAACCTAATCCTACAGCAACTGAAATTTTAGACTTTCATCAATTTACCGAATCTGAAAATAAAGAATTTGGTCTTCAAATTAATCGCAATAACACTTTAAAAACGATTAGTATTACTCAATGTGTGGTTGAAAACAACGTTATCAAAATGCAATATTTGGATTTATTAAAATGA
- a CDS encoding DinB family protein codes for MLIISVQNNIKENIELLRQLSHDEYLFHNEIIGNASIGEHMRHIIELLGAVVKNYDNGIISYDKRARDINIQTNKKEAIKVLERFQFQLDKPNKTLYLEHHCSSSTKIIQTNYFRELLYNLEHSIHHQALIKVALHRLPHIKVPDSFGVAPSTLEYRLQCAL; via the coding sequence ATGCTTATAATTTCTGTACAAAACAACATTAAAGAAAACATCGAGTTACTTCGACAACTTTCTCATGATGAATATCTTTTTCATAATGAAATTATAGGAAATGCATCAATAGGTGAACATATGCGCCATATTATTGAGCTATTAGGTGCTGTTGTAAAAAATTATGACAATGGCATAATTAGTTATGATAAAAGAGCACGAGATATAAATATTCAAACAAATAAAAAAGAGGCTATTAAAGTATTAGAAAGGTTTCAATTTCAATTAGATAAACCTAATAAAACTTTATATTTAGAACACCACTGTTCAAGTTCTACAAAAATAATTCAAACCAATTATTTTAGAGAATTATTATATAATTTAGAACACAGTATCCATCATCAAGCCCTAATTAAAGTAGCTTTACACCGTTTGCCTCACATTAAAGTTCCAGATTCTTTTGGAGTAGCTCCTTCTACTCTAGAATACCGATTGCAATGTGCACTGTAA
- the msrB gene encoding peptide-methionine (R)-S-oxide reductase MsrB, whose translation MKNLILLFIVIVFQSCQSQTKENKPMNSNSKKTDAEWKAELTPEQYEILRNKGTERAFTGEYWDHFEKGKYVCAGCGNDLFTSDTKFDSHCGWPSFDKAIKGSVVFKQDLSYGMVRTEVLCSKCDGHLGHIFDDGPKETTGQRYCMNSVSIKFIPEKK comes from the coding sequence ATGAAAAACTTAATTTTATTATTTATTGTAATTGTTTTTCAATCTTGTCAATCACAAACTAAAGAAAACAAACCTATGAACTCAAATTCTAAAAAAACGGATGCCGAATGGAAAGCAGAACTTACGCCTGAGCAATATGAAATTTTAAGAAACAAAGGAACCGAAAGAGCTTTTACAGGTGAATATTGGGACCATTTTGAAAAAGGGAAATACGTATGTGCAGGTTGTGGAAATGATCTATTTACATCAGACACCAAATTTGATTCGCATTGTGGTTGGCCTTCATTTGATAAAGCAATAAAAGGTTCGGTTGTTTTTAAACAAGATTTAAGCTACGGAATGGTTAGAACTGAAGTATTGTGTTCAAAATGTGATGGTCATTTAGGTCATATTTTTGACGACGGACCTAAAGAAACAACCGGACAACGATATTGTATGAATTCGGTTTCGATAAAATTTATTCCTGAAAAAAAGTAA
- a CDS encoding DUF4268 domain-containing protein: MFSKEEALQIKKDFWIAFANEYPRKWMLYNTKIKDVTFKFNVDNKKAQVSLDIEPKDDEKRKIYFEKVESLKTILFEDYMDDAIFERNYYLETGKVISRIWVEKTGISINNKNTWPDIFEFFYEKMDAFERFFYENEDYIKDLEINT, translated from the coding sequence ATGTTTAGTAAAGAAGAAGCCTTACAAATAAAAAAGGATTTTTGGATTGCCTTTGCAAATGAATATCCTAGAAAATGGATGTTGTATAATACCAAAATAAAAGATGTAACATTTAAATTTAATGTAGACAATAAAAAAGCACAAGTATCGTTAGATATTGAACCTAAAGATGATGAAAAGCGTAAAATATATTTTGAAAAGGTAGAATCTTTGAAAACTATTCTCTTTGAAGACTACATGGATGATGCCATTTTTGAAAGAAACTATTATTTAGAAACCGGAAAAGTTATTAGCCGAATTTGGGTTGAAAAAACAGGAATAAGCATTAACAACAAAAATACATGGCCTGATATTTTTGAGTTTTTTTATGAAAAAATGGATGCTTTTGAACGCTTTTTCTATGAAAACGAAGATTACATTAAAGATTTAGAGATTAACACTTAA
- a CDS encoding NUDIX hydrolase — protein sequence MLFNDFVKYIPKIEKETLLSTDAHAKMAPLERISFLKEENYLDKNPRRAAVLMLFYPKNKITHLALIVRNSYPGVHSSQIGFPGGKVEEEDANLEETALRETHEEIGIHPNKIQIIKPFSEIYIPPSNFLVAPFMGISKEELSFVPDLDEVKRVLEFSIADFLDENTITKVTMSTSYATDIEVPAFMVDKYVVWGATAMMMSELKETIKAVLNK from the coding sequence ATGTTATTTAATGATTTTGTAAAATATATTCCAAAGATAGAAAAAGAAACACTTCTTTCTACTGATGCACATGCAAAAATGGCACCTTTAGAGCGTATTTCCTTTTTAAAAGAAGAGAATTATTTAGATAAAAATCCTAGGAGAGCTGCTGTATTGATGTTGTTTTATCCAAAAAATAAAATAACACATTTGGCTTTAATAGTTCGAAATTCTTATCCAGGTGTTCACTCATCTCAAATTGGGTTTCCAGGTGGAAAAGTGGAAGAAGAGGATGCTAACTTAGAAGAAACTGCGCTCAGAGAAACGCATGAAGAAATAGGAATACATCCCAATAAAATTCAAATTATTAAGCCATTTAGCGAGATTTATATTCCTCCGAGTAATTTTTTAGTAGCTCCTTTTATGGGAATTTCTAAAGAAGAATTGTCTTTTGTTCCCGATTTAGATGAAGTTAAGCGTGTTTTAGAATTTTCAATTGCCGATTTTTTAGATGAAAATACAATAACTAAAGTTACAATGTCAACTTCGTATGCGACTGATATTGAGGTCCCTGCCTTTATGGTTGATAAATATGTAGTTTGGGGTGCAACTGCAATGATGATGAGTGAATTAAAAGAAACAATTAAAGCGGTTTTAAATAAATAA
- a CDS encoding lysophospholipid acyltransferase family protein → MGLFKRNPFGHILFLKKWLIRIAGSLTHKRYRGFNRLHIEGSEIIRNLPDSNVLFISNHQTYFADVVAMFHVFNAALKGRENNIKNVGYLWNPKLNMYYVAAKETMHEGLLPRILAYAGAITVERTWRAKGKDVTEKKEVNPNDTENIKIALEDGWVITFPQGTTRSFKPVRKGTAHIILQHKPIVVPIVIDGFRRSFDRKGLFIKKKGILQSMEIKPPLEIDYENETVEGLVEKIEFAIEQHPSLLKVIPAEVLEEQAKLDIERKWRY, encoded by the coding sequence ATGGGTTTGTTTAAAAGAAATCCTTTCGGACATATATTATTTTTAAAAAAATGGTTGATTAGAATTGCTGGATCGTTGACACACAAACGTTACAGAGGTTTTAATCGATTGCATATTGAAGGTTCTGAAATTATCAGAAATTTACCCGACTCCAATGTCTTATTTATATCGAATCATCAAACCTATTTTGCTGATGTGGTAGCTATGTTTCATGTATTTAATGCAGCACTTAAAGGAAGAGAAAATAACATTAAAAATGTAGGATATTTGTGGAATCCTAAGCTTAATATGTATTATGTGGCTGCTAAAGAAACCATGCACGAAGGATTATTACCAAGAATTTTAGCTTATGCAGGAGCAATTACTGTAGAACGAACATGGCGTGCTAAAGGAAAAGATGTTACAGAAAAAAAAGAAGTAAATCCAAACGATACTGAAAACATTAAAATTGCTTTAGAAGATGGTTGGGTTATTACTTTTCCTCAAGGTACTACTCGTTCATTTAAACCAGTTAGAAAAGGTACTGCTCACATTATTTTGCAACATAAACCTATAGTTGTTCCAATTGTTATTGATGGTTTTAGACGTTCTTTTGATCGAAAAGGGCTGTTTATAAAAAAGAAAGGCATTTTACAAAGTATGGAAATTAAACCACCATTAGAAATTGATTATGAAAACGAAACAGTGGAAGGCTTAGTAGAAAAAATAGAATTTGCAATTGAACAGCATCCTTCTTTATTAAAGGTAATTCCTGCTGAAGTTCTTGAAGAACAAGCAAAATTAGATATAGAAAGAAAATGGAGATATTAA
- a CDS encoding TraB/GumN family protein, whose translation MKKIFISLLTLITGLSFSQELEKSLLWKISGNGLKQDSYLFGTIHITCDPTLDENTLNALNQTEQLYLELDMDDKSMQMQMMKFMMMKDGVKLSTLLNAEDFKIVDEFLKKNMNMSAKMFDSFKPFVITTMLYPKMIDCPFQSVESELMKVTKVQNEEIFGLESVEDQMKVFDNIPYQVQADELLKMAKGDLTKDKEEMAKMMTIYQNKDIEGMLKMMDDSDNKITSENQEALLNNRNRNWIPLMAKIMSEKPTFFGVGAGHLAGENGVIKLLRKKGYTVEAVK comes from the coding sequence ATGAAAAAAATTTTTATTTCCCTATTAACATTAATTACAGGATTATCCTTTTCACAAGAATTAGAAAAAAGTTTGTTGTGGAAAATTTCAGGAAATGGATTAAAGCAAGATTCGTATTTATTTGGTACCATTCACATTACATGCGATCCTACTTTAGATGAAAATACCTTAAATGCACTTAATCAAACAGAACAATTGTATTTAGAGCTTGATATGGACGACAAATCCATGCAAATGCAAATGATGAAATTTATGATGATGAAAGATGGTGTTAAATTATCAACACTTTTAAACGCTGAAGATTTCAAAATTGTAGACGAATTCTTGAAAAAGAACATGAATATGTCGGCTAAAATGTTTGATAGCTTTAAACCCTTTGTGATTACGACTATGTTGTATCCAAAAATGATTGATTGTCCTTTTCAATCAGTGGAAAGCGAATTAATGAAAGTAACTAAGGTACAAAACGAAGAAATTTTTGGTTTAGAAAGTGTTGAAGATCAAATGAAAGTATTTGATAATATTCCGTACCAAGTTCAAGCAGACGAATTGCTTAAAATGGCCAAAGGTGATTTAACCAAAGACAAAGAAGAAATGGCTAAAATGATGACCATTTATCAAAACAAAGACATTGAAGGCATGCTTAAAATGATGGATGATTCTGACAACAAAATTACTTCTGAAAATCAAGAGGCACTTTTGAATAATCGAAATAGAAATTGGATTCCTTTAATGGCGAAAATTATGAGTGAAAAACCAACATTCTTTGGTGTAGGCGCAGGTCATTTAGCCGGTGAAAATGGAGTAATTAAACTGCTGAGAAAAAAAGGATATACGGTAGAGGCCGTAAAATAA
- a CDS encoding RNA polymerase sigma factor yields the protein MKSESEALFVKQLKENQNIIHKICRLYTTDEDAHNDLFQEITIQLWKAFPNFRGDSKFTTWAYRVGLNTAITLYRKKKKSIDTIEFDSTFHKVTQDEYNFEEEEKLKLLYSAISELNDIEKALVFLYLEDKDYTEISETLGISEVNARVKMNRVKGKLKKILNP from the coding sequence ATGAAATCAGAATCGGAAGCACTTTTCGTAAAACAACTCAAAGAGAATCAGAATATAATCCACAAAATTTGTAGATTATATACTACTGATGAGGATGCGCATAACGATTTGTTTCAGGAAATTACAATTCAGCTTTGGAAAGCATTTCCTAATTTCAGAGGAGATTCTAAATTTACTACTTGGGCCTATCGCGTAGGTTTAAACACTGCTATTACTTTATATAGAAAAAAGAAAAAAAGTATTGATACTATTGAGTTTGACAGTACTTTTCATAAAGTAACGCAAGACGAATACAATTTTGAAGAAGAGGAAAAATTAAAACTTTTATACAGTGCAATTAGTGAACTTAATGACATTGAAAAAGCACTCGTTTTCTTGTATTTAGAGGATAAAGATTACACAGAAATTTCGGAAACATTAGGAATTAGCGAGGTGAATGCACGAGTAAAAATGAATCGTGTAAAAGGAAAATTAAAAAAAATATTAAATCCGTAA